GAGGTGCTGCGCGGCCTCGGGTATCCCCGCTACGAGGAGACCGGGGTGCCCTTCGACCCGACCCGGCACGAGGTCGTCGGAGTCGTCGACACCCCCGACGCCGAGCCGAACACCGTGGCCCAGGTGGTGAGCCCGGGCTACGGGGCGGACGGCAAGCAGTTGCGCCCCGCCTTCGTCGTGGTCAGCAAGCGGCAGGAGTGACGCCCCATGGCACGGGACTACTACGACGTGCTCGGAGTGCCGCGCACCGCGAGCGCGGAGGAGATCCAGCAGGCCTTCCGCAAGCTGGCGCGCAGACACCACCCCGACATCAACAAGGACCCGGGAGCCGAGGAGCGCTTCAAGGAGATCAACGACGCGTACAGCGTGCTGTCCGACCCGAAGACCAGGCAGCGCTACGACCGCTTCGGTGAGAACTTCCGGCAGATCCCGGAGGACTACGACGAGCGGGTGGCCGCGGGAGCGGGTGCCCGGGGCGGCTGGAGCGCGGGCGTCGGAGGGGCCGGCGGAGGAGGCGGCAGGGGGGTGCGCTTCCGTACGGCGGACGGTGTCGACTTCGACGGCTCCGGCGTCGACTTCGAGGACCTGTTCGGCGGGATCTTCGGACGTGGCGGGGGCGCGGGGGCGGGGGGCGGCTGGGGTCGGGTACCGGGTGCCGACCAGGAGGCCGAGATCCAGCTCGGCGTCGAGGAGGCGTACCGGGGCGGCAAGCGCGGCATCACCCTGGGCGGCCCCACCGGGCAGCGCACCTACGACGTCAACATCCCGCGCGGGGTGGTGGACGGGCAGCGCATCCGGCTGGCCGGAGAAGGCGGCAGGGGCAGCCCCGACGCCCCGCCGGGCGACCTGTATCTGCGCGTGCGGATCAAGCCCGACGGGCGGTTCCGGTTGGAGGGCCGCGACATCCACGTGGTCCTTCCGGTGACACCGTGGGAGGCGGCACTCGGCGCGACCGTGCCGGTGTCCACCCCCGGCGGCACGGCCAAGGTCACCGTCCCCGCGGGCTCCTCCAGCGGCCGCCGGCTGCGGCTGCGCGGCGAGGGCATGCCCAACCCGCGCGGCGAGGACGGCAACCTGTACGCGGAGGTCCGCATCATGGTGCCGCCCGAGCCGACCGCCCGTGAGCGTGAGCTCTTCGAGGAACTGGCCGCCGCGTCCGCCTTCGACCCGAGGAGACCCCGATGACCACAGCCCCCCGCCCCGGCGGTGCGCACCGCCGTACCGCCACCCCGGTACCCCGGCCGGCCTTGAACATCGTGGTCCGCGCCGCCCCGCTCGGACCGGCCCATCGGCTCGGTCTCGACGCCGTCGCCACCCGTTCCGGTCTCCATCCCGATCTCGTACGCCGGTTCGTCACCCTCGGCCTCGTCGACGCCACCCGGGACGCCACCGGGCGACTGTGGTTCGAGCCGTCCGCTCCCGCCACCCTCGCCCGCATCCAACGACTACGGGCCGCGCTCCCCCTCAACTACGCCTCCCTGGGTCTGGTGCTCGATCTGCTCGACCGGATCAGTGAGTTGGAGGACGCTCTGAGGCGCAGCAACGCCGGCTCCAGGAGTGATGAATCGTGGATATGAACCGGCTCACCCAGAAGTCCCAGGAGGCGCTCCAGGAAGCGCAGACCATCGCCGGCCGGCTGAACCAGACCGAGGTCGACGGCGAGCATCTGCTCCTCGCCCTGCTCGACCAGCCCGACGGCCTGATACCGCGGCTGATCGACCAGTCGGGCGCCGACACCCGGGCCCTGCGCACCGCGCTGAACGAGGAGTTGGCCCGCAGGCCGAAAGTGACGGGCCCCGGTGCCACCCCAGGACAGGTCTACGTCACCCAACGGCTGGCGAAGGTACTGGACTCGGCCGAGCAGGAGGCCAGGCGGCTCAAGGACGAGTACGTGTCCGTCGAGCACCTGGTGCTGGCACTCGTCGACGAGGGCTCCCGCACGGCATCCGGCCGACTCCTCAAGGAGCACGGCGTCAGCAAGGACGGGTTCCTGTCCGCGCTCACCCGGATCCGCGGGAACCAGCGCGTCACCTCGGCGACGCCCGAAGCGGCGTACGAGGCACTGGAGAAGTACGGCCGTGACCTGGTCGCCGAGGCACGCAGCGGCAAGATGGACCCGGTGATCGGCCGGGACGCGGAGATCCGCCGGGTCATCCAGATCCTGAGCCGCAAGACGAAGAACAACCCCGTCCTCATCGGTGACCCGGGTGTCGGCAAGACCGCCATCGTGGAGGGGCTCGCCCAACGCATCGTGCGGGGCGACGTGCCCGACGGGCTGCGCGACCGGACGATCTTCTCGCTCGACATGAGTTCGCTGGTGGCGGGCGCCAAGTACCGCGGCGAGTTCGAGGAACGGCTGCAGGCCGTACTGAGCGAGGTCAAGGCGGGCGAGGGGCGCATCCTGCTCTTCATCGACGAACTGCACACGGTCGTCGGCGCGGGCGGCGGTGCCGAGGGCGCGATGGACGCCGGGAACATGCTCAAGCCCATGCTGGCACGCGGCGAGCTGCACATGATCGGCGCCACCACCCTCGACGAGTACCGCAAGTACGTCGAGTCCGACGCGGCCCTCGAACGCCGCTTCCAGCAGGTGCAGGTGGACGAGCCGAGCGTCGAGGACACCATCTCCATCCTGCGCGGACTGCGCGAACGCCTCGAGGTCTTCCACGGCGTGAAGATCCAGGACACCGCGCTGGTCGCGGCGGCGACCCTCAGCCACCGCTACATCTCCGACCGGTTCCTGCCGGACAAGGCCATCGACCTGGTCGACGAGGCGTGCGCGCGGCTCCGTACCGAGATCGACTCCATGCCCGCCGAACTGGACGAGATCACCCGCCGGGTGACCCGTCTGGAGATCGAGGACGCGGCGCTCGCCAAGGAGACCGACGCCGCCAGCCAGAAGCGACTCGACGAGCTGCGCCGCGAGCTGGCCGACCTGCGCGCCGAGGCCGACGCCATGCACGCCCAGTGGGAGGCCGAACGCCAGGCCATCCGCCGGGTGCAGGAGCTGCGCCAGGAACTCGAGCACGTCCGGCAGGAGGCCGAGGAGGCCGAACGCAGCTACGACCTCAACCGGGCCGCCGAACTGCGCTACGGCAGGCTCACCGAACTCGAACGCCGCCTCACGGCGGAGGAGGAGGCGCTGGCCGCCAAGCAGGGCGAGAACCGGCTGCTGCGCGAGGTCGTCACCGAGGACGAGATCGCGGAGATCGTCGCCGCCTGGACCGGCATCCCCGTCACCCGCCTCCAGGAGGGCGAGCGCGAGAAGCTGCTGCGCCTCGACGAGATCCTCACCGAGCGGGTGATCGGCCAGGACGAGGCGGTCAAGCTGGTCACCGACGCGATCATCAGAGCCCGCTCCGGGATCCGGGACCCGCGCCGGCCGATCGGCTCGTTCATCTTCCTCGGCCCCACCGGCGTCGGGAAGACCGAACTGGCCAAGGCGCTCGCCGCGGCGCTGTTCGACTCGGAGGAGAGCATCGTCCGCCTGGACATGAGCGAGTACCAGGAGCGGCACACCGTCAGCCGGCTCATGGGCGCACCGCCCGGATACGTCGGCTACGAGGAGGGCGGCCAGCTCACCGAGGCGGTGCGCCGCAAGCCGTACTCCGTGGTCCTGTTCGACGAGATCGAGAAGGCCCATCCCGACGTCTTCAACACCCTGCTGCAGATCCTCGACGACGGCCGCATCACCGACGCCCAGGGCCGCACCGTCGACTTCCGCAACACCGTGATCATCATGACCTCCAACATCGGCTCGGCCCACCTGCTGGACGGGGTGACCGCCGACGGCGAGATCAAGTCCGACGCGCGGGCGCGGGTGATGAGCGATCTACGGGGCCACTTCCGGCCCGAGTTCCTCAACCGCGTCGACGACATCGTGCTGTTCAAGCCGCTGGGCATGACGCAGATCGAGCGGATCGTGGAGCTGCAGTTCGACGACCTGCGCCGACGGCTGGCCGAACGGCAGATCACGGTCGAGCTCACCGACGCCGCCCGCGAACTCATCGCCGAGCAGGGCTTCGACCCCGTGTACGGAGCCCGGCCGCTGCGCCGGTACATCTCGCACGAGGTCGAGACGATGGTCGGCCGGGCGCTGATCCGCGGTGATGTGCAGGACGGCACGACGATCCGCGTCGACGCCCAGAACGGCGAACTCGTCGTCACCTACGGCGGACAGGCCGCACCGGACGTGCGGAAAGCCGCGTGAGTGCGGTGACCACGAGTACGGGCACGAGCAAAACGGTCGTCTGCGACCACTGCGGTCGCAAGAACCGGGTGCCGGCGGCGGCCGACGGCACGCCACGCTGCGGGAACTGCGCGTCCCCGCTCGCGTGGATCGTCGACGCCGGCGACGCGGACTTCGCGGAGGTCGCCGAACAGGCGACGCCCTACGTCGTCGTCGACCTGTGGGCCACCTGGTGCGGGCCCTGCCGGATGGTCAGCCCCGCGCTGGAGCAGGTCGCCCACGAACTCGCCGGGCGGGTCAAGCTGGTCAAGGTCGACATCGACCAGAACCCGCGGCTCGCCCTGCGGTTCCAGGTGCAGGCCGTACCGACGCTCCTGCTGCTCGACAAGGGAGAGGTGATCGCACGCAAGACGGGAGCGGCGCCCGCGCCGGCGCTGAGGCAGTGGGTGGAGGAGACCCTGGCCGCCCGTCGTTGAACCGGGCCGCGTGAACGCGGGCACGGCCCCAGCAGGGTGAACCCCACACACGTCGCCCGCTGTCCGGAGCCCCGTGGGCCGGGCGCCCCGCTCCTGGTCGGAGAAGACCCGCGCCTCCGCGTCCGAGGTGATCTCGGCCGGCGTGGGCGGGGCGTTCAGCCGGGCGGTGATGCGTTCGGCGGCGGGGTCGCCCGTGCGGGGCCCGGCGGCACGGGCAGCGTCGACGTCGTACGAGGTCTGCCGCAGCTCGACGTCCGGGCCGAGCAGGGCCCAGAAGGCGGTGCCCGGCGGACCCTCGCGGAAGGGGAGCCCGACGCTGCCCGGGTTGACGCTGTGCCGTCCGGCGACGGTGCGGTCGAACTGGAGGTGCGTGTGCCCGGTGACGATCACCGCCTCCTCGACGTCCGCGGCCAGCTCCGCGAAACGCCCGGCAGGCGTGGCGGGTGTGACCAACTCCGTGTCGCCGCGCGGCGATCCGTGGCAGAACCGCACGGGTCCCAGCCCGACGACGTCCACGACGACGCTGAAGGGGATCCCGGCGACGAACGCGACACTCGCGTCCGAGTGCTGCCGCGGCACCCACGCCTCACGCTCGGTGCTCGGACGACGGACCCCGCGGTGAATGTCCACGACGGTGCGCTCCCCGTTGCCCCGGACGAACAGGGCCCGCGGCAGCCCGGCCATCAGCTCCACCGTACGGTCGGGTTCGGCACCCCAGGTCAGGTCTCCGCACGAGACCACCAGATCGACGCCGGCTCCCTCGATCTCCGCCAGGACCGCGGTCAGTGCCGGCACGTTCGCGTGGACGTCGGAAACGACCGCGACCCGTCGCATGGGACCGTAGCGGCGCGTCGGCCCCTCCCAGGCCCTGGGGCCGTACAAGGTCGTGTTCATGATTGACGGTAACAACGGCGGCCGGTGCCGCACCGGCCGTTCCACCGAAACCGTCGCCACCGAACCGGTCAACGCCAGTCGGGAGCACCCGAGGCGGGCGACAGCAGGGACTCGATCTTCATCCGCATCTCCCGCATGACGGCGACGATACGGGCCTCGTGCTCGCCGGTGAGCCGGACCACCGGAACCGAGCAGCTGATCGCGTCGACGGCCGGCGTGTCGTAACGCAGGGCGAAGCCGAAGCCCGCGATGCCGGGCACCGTCTCCTCGCGGTCGATGGAGTAGCCGCGCTCCCGTACCTCCGCGAGGTCCGCGAGCAGGGTGGCCGACTCGGTGTGCGTGTTCTCCGTGAGAGCGGCCAACGGCTGCGCCGGAAGCGACAGTTCGCTGTCCGGACGCTCGGCGAGCAGGGCCTTGCCGAGGGCACCGGCGTGGGCCGGGACCCGGCGGCCGACCCGGCTGAGGGTGCGCGCGTACTCGTGGGACTCACGGGTCGCGAGATAGACGACGTCGGCGCCGTCGAGGCGGGCCAGGTGAATGGTCTCGCCGAGCGCGTCCGAGGCTTCGTCGAGATAGGGGCGGACCACCCTTACATGCCGGTCGCTGTCGAGATAGCTGGTGCCCGTGAGCAGGGCACGGATCCCTATGCCGTACAGCGAACCGGTGGTGTCGGCGCGCACCCAGCCGCGGTCGACGAGGGTCTGCAGCAACTGGTACATGCTGCTGCGCGGCACCCCCAGTTGCGCGGCGAGTTCGTCCAGCCGGGCCGGCCGGTCGCCCCGCCCGGCGAGCAGTTCCAGCAGCGCGACCGTGCGGGCCGCCGACTTCACTTCTCGGACACCACTGCTCTCCGGCATGGAGCCCATCGTAAATCCGCCCTGCCGCACCCATTGACCCCGCGCGTTCACGAACCTAGCCTCCATCTTCATACATAGACACCATCTGCATATGAGGACAGAGTTCATGACACGGTTCAGTACGCCCGCCGAGGACGTGGCCAAGCGACTGCGGGACGGCATGGTCGGCGGGGTGCTGTCCTTCCCGCTCACGAGCTTCCGGGAGGATGGCGGTCTCGATCTGGAGGCGTACCGGGCCTACCTGACCACCCAGTTGGACAGCGCGCCGGGCGCGGTGTTCCCCGCCTGCGGCACCGGGGAGTTCTTCTCGCTGGACGAGGACGAGTACCGCGCGGTCGTCCGGGCCACGGTCGAGATCGCCGACGGACGGCTGCCGGTCGTCGCGGGCATCGGCTACGGCTGGGCGCAGGCCCTGCGCTTCGCCCGGATCGCGGAGGAGGCGGGGGCGGACGCCGCGCTGGTACTCCCCCACTACCTGGTCGCCGCCCCGCAGGACGGGCTGGTGGAACAGCTGCGGCGGATCGCCTCCGGCACCTCTCTGCCGCTGATCGCCTACCAGCGCGGCCAGGTCGCCTTCACCGCCGACAGCCTGCGCCGGATCGCGGAGATCCCCACGGTCATCGGCCTCAAGGACGGACACAGCGACCTCGACCGCCTCCAGCGCCTCACACTCGCGGCGCCCGACGGCTTCCTCTTCTTCAACGGCGCCTCCACCGCCGAGATCCAGGCCCGCGCCTACGCCACCGTAGGCGTCCCCGCCTACTCCTCGGCGGTCCACGCCTTCGCGCCGGAGATCGCGAACGCCTTCTTCGCCGCCCTGCGGGACGGCGACGACGCGGGAGTGACCAAGCTCCTGCGCGACTTCTACGTCCCGCTCGTCGAACTGCGCGACCGGGTCCCCGGCTATGCGGTGTCGCTGGTCAAGGCCGCCGCCGGGCTGCGCGGTCTGCCGGTCGGGCCGGTACGCGCGCCGCTCACGGACCCGGGGCCGGAGGAGCTCGACGCGCTGGCGAAGGTGCTCGACGACGGTCTGAAGGTGGTCGGGGCCGTACGGCGACCCGACTGACAGATGACGGCGTCTGTCATCTGCCATCCGTTACCTGTCACCTGTCACCTGTCACCTGTCAGCCGCAATTCGCCATCTGCCCTCCGTCATCCGGGGCCCATCTCCCGTCACCCGGTCCAACCAGTTCAAAGGGGAACTGAGACGTGCCGCTTCTCGTAGTCGGGATCAGCGTGCTGGTCCTGCTGCTGCTCATGACCAAGCTCAAACTCAACGGCTTCGCCGCCCTGCTGCTGGTGGCGGTCGGTGTCGGTCTGGTCCGTGGGATTCCGCTGGAGAAGATCCCTGACGTCCTCTCGGAAGGCATCGGCGACCAGATCGGCGACACGATGCTCACCATCGGGCTGGGCGCGATGGTCGGCCGTGTCATGGGGGATTCAGGCGCCGCCCAGCGCATCGCCGGCAAGCTCCTCGACGCCTTCGGCCCGCGCGGCGTCCAGGTCGCCATGGTGGTGACGTCGATGCTCATCGGCGTGACGATGTTCTACGAGGTCGCGTTCATCATCATCGTGCCCATCGCGTTCACCCTGGTACGGGTGACCGGCGCGAAGCTGCTGTGGGTCGGGCTGCCGATGTCGATCGCTTTGTCGACCATGCACAGCTTCCTGCCGCCTCACCCCGGTCCCACCGCGGTGGCCGCGACCTTCCACGCGTCCGTCGGTCTGACGCTGTTCTACGGCCTGTTCATCGCCGTCCCGGTCGGCGCGCTCATCGCTCTGGCGTGGCCACGGCTGCCGTTCGTCAGGGCGATGAATCCCTCGATACCCCCGGGCCTGGTCAGCGAGCGGGTCTTCGAGGACGAGGAGATGCCCGGGCTCGGCTGGTCACTGGGCGTGGCCCTGTTCCCCGTGGTGCTGATCGCCGGTGCCGCCGTGACCGACATGGCCACGTCCGGTTCGAGCCCGTTCCTGCACGTCGTCGCCTTCATCGGATCCGCGCCGATCGCACTGCTGCTGACCCTGATGCTGGCGGTCTGGGCGTTCGGCCCGCGCATGGGGCGGAGCCTCGCGGAGGTCAGCGCCTCCTGCAACTCCGCCGCCCAGGCGATGGCCATGATCCTGCTGGTGATCGGTGCGGGCGGCGCCTTCAAGAACGTCCTCGTCGAGGGCGGGATATCCGACTACATCAAGGACCAGACGCACGGCTGGTCCATCTCGCCGATCGTCCTCGCGTGGCTCATCGCGGTCATCCTCCGGGTGGCACTGGGCTCGGCGACGGTCGCCGTCGTCACGGCCTCCGGCGTGGTGCTGCCGCTCCTGGCGGGCGGCGGGGTACACCCCGAGATGATGGTGCTCGCCGTCTGCTGCGGTTCGATCGCCTTCTCGCACGTCAACGACCCCGGGTTCTGGCTGTTCAAGGAGTACTTCGACCTCTCGGTCGTCGAGGCGATCAAGGTCCGCACCACGTACACCACCGTGCTGGCCGTCCTCGGTCTGGGCGGTGTCCTGGCGGTCGAACGGGCCCTCGACGTCCTCAGCCTCTGACCACAGCCCCTGTCACCCCCGTACCCAAGGACTTTGAGACGCATGAGCAAGAGCCAGCCGACCGTCACCGCCTTCTCCGTCTACCCGGTCGCCGGCCGGGACTCCATGGAGTTGAACCTCTCCGGAGCGCACGGCCCCTACTTCACTCGCAACGTCGTCGTCCTGACGGACTCCGAGGGGCGTACGGGTCTCGGTGAGGTCCCCGGCGGGGAGAAGATCACGCGGACTCTGCGGGATGCCGAGTCCCTGGTCGTCGGAGCGAAAGTCGGGGACTACAAGCGCGTCCTGCGCGAGATCGGTGACCGTTTCGCCGACCGCGACGCCGGTGGGCGCGGCGCCCAGACCTTCGACCTGCGGACCACCGTCCACGCCGTCACCGCGGTCGAGTCGGCGCTGCTCGACCTGCTGGGGCAGCATCTCGACGTACCCGTCGCGGCGCTCCTCGGCGACGGACAGCAGCGCGACTCCGTACGGGTCCTCGGCTACCTGTTCTACGTCGGTGACCCCGGCCGGACGGAACTGGAGTACGTCCGCGAGCCGGACGCGGCCGAGGACTGGTACCGGATCCGGCACGAGGAGGCCCTGTCGCCGGAGGCGATCGTCCGGCAGGCCGAGGCGACCCACGACCTGTACGGCTTCCGGGACTTCAAGCTGAAGGGCGGTGTCCTCGCGGGCGCGGAGGAGGTGAAGGCCGTACGGGCGCTCAAGGACCGCTTCCCCGAGGCGCGGATCACCCTCGACCCGAACGGCGCGTGGTCGCTGCGCGAGGCGATCGAGCTGTGTTCGCCCCTGGTGGGCACACTCGCCTACGCCGAGGACCCCTGTGGAGCCGAGGGCGGCTACTCCGGTCGGGAGATCCTGGCCGAGTTCCGCCGCGCGACGGGCCTGCCGACCGCGACCAACATGATCGCCACCGACTGGCGGCAGCTGACCCATGCCCTGGCCCTGCAGTCGGTGTCCATCCCGCTGGCCGACCCGCACTTCTGGACGATGCAGGGCTCGGTGCGCGTGGCGCAGTTGTGCAACGCGATGGGGCTGACCTGGGGTTGCCACTCGAACAACCACTTCGACATCTCACTGGCGATGGTGACGCACTGCGGGGCCGCGGCTCCGGGCGCGTACAACGCCCTGGACACGCACTGGATCTGGCAGGAGGGTCTGGAGCGCCTGACCGTCGAACCGCCACGCATCGTCGACGGGGAGATCGCCGTGCCGGACGCGCCCGGTCTCGGTGTCCGGCTCGACAAGGAGCGGCTGCTGGCGGCCCACGAGCTCCACCAGGAGAAGGCGTTGGGGGCGCGTGACGACGCCGTCGGGATGCGCTACCTGGTCCCCGGCTGGGAGTTCGACAGCAAGCGTCCGTGTCTGGTGCGTTGAGCCACTCTCATTTCCGTCGTGGGACCGACTGGTGTCCATTCACCCTTCCGGGTGAGGACTTCGGCCTGACAGACTCCGGAGGGTGCGCGACTTCGACATGCTTGTCATCGGATCCGGCCCGGGTGGTCAGAAGGCCGCCATCGCTGCGGCCAAGCTCGGCCGCCGGGTCGCCGTCCTCGACCGCCCCGACATGGTCGGCGGGGTCTCCATCCACACCGGGACCATCCCCTCCAAGACCTTGCGCGAGGCGGTCCTCTATCTCACCGGCCTCACCCAACGCGATATGTACGGCCAGAGTTACCGCCTCAAGGAGGACATCACCGTCGCCGACCTGACCGCGCGCACCCAGCACGTGGTCAGCCGCGAGGTCGACGTCATCCGCAGCCAGCTGTCCCGCAACCACGTCTCCCTGTTCGCCGGCACCGGCCGCTTCGTGGACGACCACACGGTCGCCCTGATCGAAGCGAACGGCAACGAAAAGCTGCTGACCGCCGAGCACATCGTGATCGCCACCGGCACCCGGCCGGCCCGTCCCGCGAGCGTCGCGTTCGACGGACGCACGATCATGGACTCGGACAACGTTCTCAACCTGGAGCAAGTGCCGCGCTCCATGGTCATCGTCGGGGCCGGGGTGATCGGCATGGAATACGCCTCCATGTTCGCGGCCCTCGGCAGCAAGATCACGGTGGTCGAGAAGCGGGCCGGGATGCTCGACTTCTGCGACGTCGAGGTGATCGAGTCGCTCAAGTACCACCTGCGGGACCTCGCCGTCACCTTCCGCTTCGGGGAGACGGTCGCCTCGGTCGAGCATCATCCCGGGGGCACTCTCACCGTCCTGGAGAGCGGCAAGAAGATCCCCGCGGACACCGTGATGTACTCCGCGGGCCGACAGGGCCTCACCGACGAACTCGACCTGGACAAAGCCGGGTTGTCCGCCGACCCGCGCGGCCGTATCAAGGTCGACGAGAACTACCGCACCGAGGTGCCGCACATCTACGCGGTGGGCGACGTCATCGGCTTCCCGGCGCTGGCGGCGACCTCGATGGAGCAGGGACGTACGGCCGCGTACCACGCCTTCGGCGAGCCGGTGCATCCGATGCACGACCTCCAGCCGATCGGCATCTACACCATCCCGGAGATCAGCTTCATCGGGCGCACCGAGGACCAGCTCACCGAGGAGTGCGTGCCTTTCGAGGTCGGCATCTCCCGTTACCGCGAACTGGCCCGAGGCCAGATCATCGGTGACTCGCACGGCATGCTCAAGCTCCTGGTCTCCCCGGACGACCGCAAGCTGCTCGGCGTGCACTGCTTCGGCACCGGGGCCACCGAGCTGATCCACATCGGGCAGTCCGTGATGGGGTGCGGCGGCACGGTCGACTACCTCGTCGACGCGGTGTTCAACTACCCCACGCTGGCCGAGTCCTACAAGGTCGCCGCCCTGGACGCCACCAACAAGATCCGCCAGATAGACCGCCTGAGGGACTGACCGCCGCCGGGGCCCGGCGAGGCCCGTATCGAGGTCCGGCACGGGCGAGGCCCGGGGTGCCTGGTGAGGCACCCCGGGCCCGCTCACGCCGAGGTCATTCCCTCGCGCCGATCGCCTCGACCGGCCGGATCCTCAGCAGCATCCGCGTCGGCAGCATCGTGCCCGCGGCCGCGAGAGCCGCCGTCGCGCCGGCGATCGCCAGGTAGCCGAGGCCGGGTACGGCCGGGATCGGGGTGCCGCTCACCGCCAACGACACGAGGACGAGTGGGAACGCGGAGAGCAGGGTCCCGATGCCCACCCCGGCCGCGATGACGATGACGCTCTCCCGCCGCATCATGCCCGCGACCTGCCCGCGCGCCGTGCCGGACAGCCGCAGCAGAGCGAACTCGCGGCGTCGCGCGGCCGTGCTCATCGCCAGCGTGTTGACGACGGTGATCGCCGTGTAGGCGATGATCACGCCGACGACGAGGTAGTTGACCCACGCGTTCGCCCGCTGTTCCGCGAGCTGGTCGTCGACGGCGAGGCCGTCCCGGAGCACCGTGCCGGGGTAGGCCGCGGCCAGGTGCGACAGGGCCTGGGTCAGGTCGGGTGCCGAGGCGGCGGAGCGTACGAGGACGGACTCGTCGACCTTCCCTGTGGTGTGGGCGAGCAACAGGTCGTGGTCCACGGTCACGTCGGTGAATCCGAAGCCGCGTTCGTACACGGCGACGACCTTGGCCCGCAACGGGGTGCCGTCGCCGAGGTGGAGCCGGGCGGTGTCGCCGACGCCGAGCCCGAGCCAGGAGGCCGTGGTGGTGCTGATCGCCACGGTGTCCCGTGACAGGGCCTTCATGTTCCCTTCCCGCGGCCGCAGATCGAGGGCGCTGCCGAGCGCCCGGGGATCCACGCCCTGCGCGCTGAGCGAGACGGACTCCTGGGCGCCCAGCATCCTGCCCATGGCGACGACCTTGGACCTGACCAGTCCGGTGGCCGACACCACCTGTTTCATGCCCCTCGCCTTCTCGGCGAGTTCGGGTGACACTCCGGACGGCGCGGTGAGGACGTGGTCGGCGACGAGCCCGGCCCGCAGCTGGTCGGCCGACTCCCTGAGCCCGGTGGTCTGCGCGAAGACGACGGTCGACGAGAAGGAGACGGCGAGCACGAGCGGGGTGATCGCGCCGGCCAGCCGGACCACGTTGGCCCGGGTGTTGGCCGCCGCGAGGTAGCCGGTGACACCGGTCCGGTTCAGCAGCGGGGCAAGGAGGCGTACGGCGGTACGGGAGACCAGCGGGCCGAGGACGGCGACCGCGACGACGAGGACGAGGACGAGGGAGTTGGCGAGCCCGACGAGGGTGAAGAAGTCGGCGTCCTGTGCCAGTCCGGTGACGAAGATCCCGGCCGACAGCACGAGCAGCACACCGCCG
This portion of the Streptomyces mirabilis genome encodes:
- a CDS encoding DnaJ C-terminal domain-containing protein; the protein is MARDYYDVLGVPRTASAEEIQQAFRKLARRHHPDINKDPGAEERFKEINDAYSVLSDPKTRQRYDRFGENFRQIPEDYDERVAAGAGARGGWSAGVGGAGGGGGRGVRFRTADGVDFDGSGVDFEDLFGGIFGRGGGAGAGGGWGRVPGADQEAEIQLGVEEAYRGGKRGITLGGPTGQRTYDVNIPRGVVDGQRIRLAGEGGRGSPDAPPGDLYLRVRIKPDGRFRLEGRDIHVVLPVTPWEAALGATVPVSTPGGTAKVTVPAGSSSGRRLRLRGEGMPNPRGEDGNLYAEVRIMVPPEPTARERELFEELAAASAFDPRRPR
- a CDS encoding chaperone modulator CbpM — translated: MTTAPRPGGAHRRTATPVPRPALNIVVRAAPLGPAHRLGLDAVATRSGLHPDLVRRFVTLGLVDATRDATGRLWFEPSAPATLARIQRLRAALPLNYASLGLVLDLLDRISELEDALRRSNAGSRSDESWI
- the clpB gene encoding ATP-dependent chaperone ClpB, which encodes MDMNRLTQKSQEALQEAQTIAGRLNQTEVDGEHLLLALLDQPDGLIPRLIDQSGADTRALRTALNEELARRPKVTGPGATPGQVYVTQRLAKVLDSAEQEARRLKDEYVSVEHLVLALVDEGSRTASGRLLKEHGVSKDGFLSALTRIRGNQRVTSATPEAAYEALEKYGRDLVAEARSGKMDPVIGRDAEIRRVIQILSRKTKNNPVLIGDPGVGKTAIVEGLAQRIVRGDVPDGLRDRTIFSLDMSSLVAGAKYRGEFEERLQAVLSEVKAGEGRILLFIDELHTVVGAGGGAEGAMDAGNMLKPMLARGELHMIGATTLDEYRKYVESDAALERRFQQVQVDEPSVEDTISILRGLRERLEVFHGVKIQDTALVAAATLSHRYISDRFLPDKAIDLVDEACARLRTEIDSMPAELDEITRRVTRLEIEDAALAKETDAASQKRLDELRRELADLRAEADAMHAQWEAERQAIRRVQELRQELEHVRQEAEEAERSYDLNRAAELRYGRLTELERRLTAEEEALAAKQGENRLLREVVTEDEIAEIVAAWTGIPVTRLQEGEREKLLRLDEILTERVIGQDEAVKLVTDAIIRARSGIRDPRRPIGSFIFLGPTGVGKTELAKALAAALFDSEESIVRLDMSEYQERHTVSRLMGAPPGYVGYEEGGQLTEAVRRKPYSVVLFDEIEKAHPDVFNTLLQILDDGRITDAQGRTVDFRNTVIIMTSNIGSAHLLDGVTADGEIKSDARARVMSDLRGHFRPEFLNRVDDIVLFKPLGMTQIERIVELQFDDLRRRLAERQITVELTDAARELIAEQGFDPVYGARPLRRYISHEVETMVGRALIRGDVQDGTTIRVDAQNGELVVTYGGQAAPDVRKAA
- the trxA gene encoding thioredoxin; the protein is MTTSTGTSKTVVCDHCGRKNRVPAAADGTPRCGNCASPLAWIVDAGDADFAEVAEQATPYVVVDLWATWCGPCRMVSPALEQVAHELAGRVKLVKVDIDQNPRLALRFQVQAVPTLLLLDKGEVIARKTGAAPAPALRQWVEETLAARR
- a CDS encoding IclR family transcriptional regulator; this translates as MPESSGVREVKSAARTVALLELLAGRGDRPARLDELAAQLGVPRSSMYQLLQTLVDRGWVRADTTGSLYGIGIRALLTGTSYLDSDRHVRVVRPYLDEASDALGETIHLARLDGADVVYLATRESHEYARTLSRVGRRVPAHAGALGKALLAERPDSELSLPAQPLAALTENTHTESATLLADLAEVRERGYSIDREETVPGIAGFGFALRYDTPAVDAISCSVPVVRLTGEHEARIVAVMREMRMKIESLLSPASGAPDWR
- a CDS encoding 5-dehydro-4-deoxyglucarate dehydratase; the encoded protein is MTRFSTPAEDVAKRLRDGMVGGVLSFPLTSFREDGGLDLEAYRAYLTTQLDSAPGAVFPACGTGEFFSLDEDEYRAVVRATVEIADGRLPVVAGIGYGWAQALRFARIAEEAGADAALVLPHYLVAAPQDGLVEQLRRIASGTSLPLIAYQRGQVAFTADSLRRIAEIPTVIGLKDGHSDLDRLQRLTLAAPDGFLFFNGASTAEIQARAYATVGVPAYSSAVHAFAPEIANAFFAALRDGDDAGVTKLLRDFYVPLVELRDRVPGYAVSLVKAAAGLRGLPVGPVRAPLTDPGPEELDALAKVLDDGLKVVGAVRRPD
- a CDS encoding gluconate:H+ symporter, which gives rise to MPLLVVGISVLVLLLLMTKLKLNGFAALLLVAVGVGLVRGIPLEKIPDVLSEGIGDQIGDTMLTIGLGAMVGRVMGDSGAAQRIAGKLLDAFGPRGVQVAMVVTSMLIGVTMFYEVAFIIIVPIAFTLVRVTGAKLLWVGLPMSIALSTMHSFLPPHPGPTAVAATFHASVGLTLFYGLFIAVPVGALIALAWPRLPFVRAMNPSIPPGLVSERVFEDEEMPGLGWSLGVALFPVVLIAGAAVTDMATSGSSPFLHVVAFIGSAPIALLLTLMLAVWAFGPRMGRSLAEVSASCNSAAQAMAMILLVIGAGGAFKNVLVEGGISDYIKDQTHGWSISPIVLAWLIAVILRVALGSATVAVVTASGVVLPLLAGGGVHPEMMVLAVCCGSIAFSHVNDPGFWLFKEYFDLSVVEAIKVRTTYTTVLAVLGLGGVLAVERALDVLSL